The following DNA comes from Picosynechococcus sp. PCC 7003.
CAGTTCTATTAGATCCGCCCCCAATTCTTCGGCCAGTTGTTGAAGATAACCTTGGTCAATGCGAATGCCTGTATTTTCCATGGCACACAGCAGTGGTTCTAGGGGCGTTTCAACCTCTTCGAGGAGTTTTTCTAAATCAGGGTAAGCTTTAAGTTCGACTTTTAATTTTTGACAAACTAAATAGGTTGTATAAACATCTAAACCACAATATTCTGCCGCAATGGGAATTTCCAAATCCGCAATGGTCTGTTTTTTAGTTAGTCCCAGATCTTTATAGCTTTTGGCAATAATATTTCCTAGATAACGCAAGCTCAAATCCGTTAAATTATGCTTCATTTCTGGATGTAAAACATAACTCGCCAACATCGTATCAAAAACCACACCAGCTAGGGTGACTCCCTGGTGAGCAAAAATGGCGCGATCAAATTTTGTATTTTGAAAAACTTTTGGATATTTTTCTACTTCTAAAATGGGTTTTAAAGCCTGAAGAATATGTATTTTTTCTAATTGTTTGCCTTCGTGGTGGGCAATGGGAATATAGGCAATATTGCCTGGATCTCTACCCCAACAACAGCCAATACCGACGAGATCGACTTCCCGAGGATCTAAACCAGTGGTTTCTGTATCCCAAGCCACGGGGTGATTGATATCGGTTTGGGTTTTGAGTTGATCGATTAACTCGGTGAGCTTCTCTGTGGTGTCAATAATCAGGGGCTGAATCGGCGAGACAGTTGGGGCTGGGGGCGTCTGGGGCTGATTTTGGTCTGGGGCAGCGAAAATAGAAAGCTGTGCATTGCCGGCTTCGTCAACGGTCATATTATTAGATAGGGCAGCTTCTAGGGTGGGAATCTCGATGGTTTCTGCGCCAAAAAGTTGCTGGATTCTACCAATGTCTTGGATGAATTTTTTTAATTCTAGTTTTGTTAAAATTTCGATTGCTTGTTTGATGTCAAACCCGGTTAGATGAAGCTCATTTAAGGCAATATCCAAGGGTGCATCCTGGGCAATTTCTGCTAATTTTTGGCAATGATAGGCGGCGTCTTTATCGGTTTCTAAGCGTTTTTTAGTAGCGCCCTTAATCTTGTCGAGGTTGGCATAAATATTATCTAAATTGCCAAATTCATGGATGAGTTTAATGGCTGTTTTTTCACCAATGCCCTGGACGCCTTTATAGTTATCAGATGAATCGCCAGCTAGGGCTTTGAAATCTACGACTTGTTCTGGTTTTACACCCAGTTTTGCTTCGACGAGTTCCGGAGTAAATTCTTCGTAACTACCACTTTTGACACCCTTGGTATCAAGGTAGAGAATGCTAATTTTTTGGTCAGGGTTCACCAACTGAAAAAGATCGCGATCGCCAGTTAATATCTTTACCTGTTGGCCTGCTTCACTGGCTTGCCGGGCGAGGGTAGCGAGCACATCGTCAGCTTCGTAGCCCACAGCAGTCACCCGGGAAATATTTAGACTATCAAGGAGATCAAGGAGATTTTCAAAGTCAGGCCGAAAATCATCGGGGGCGGGCTTGCGCTGGGCTTTGTAGTTTTCGTCGGCAGTATGGCGGAAAGTGGGTTCGGGTCGGTCAAAGGCGATCGCCACCGCATCCGGTTTTTGCCGTTTGATTACCTGCACGAGGGCATTAAGAAAACCAAAGCAAATACTTGTCGGAATGCCCGTTGAAGTCCGCAGCGCCCCTTGTCTAGACTTGGCAAAGGCGTAGTAGCAGCGAAAGGCGAGGGAGTGACCATCAATTAGGAGCAGCAGCGGCGTTG
Coding sequences within:
- the polA gene encoding DNA polymerase I yields the protein MTTPLLLLIDGHSLAFRCYYAFAKSRQGALRTSTGIPTSICFGFLNALVQVIKRQKPDAVAIAFDRPEPTFRHTADENYKAQRKPAPDDFRPDFENLLDLLDSLNISRVTAVGYEADDVLATLARQASEAGQQVKILTGDRDLFQLVNPDQKISILYLDTKGVKSGSYEEFTPELVEAKLGVKPEQVVDFKALAGDSSDNYKGVQGIGEKTAIKLIHEFGNLDNIYANLDKIKGATKKRLETDKDAAYHCQKLAEIAQDAPLDIALNELHLTGFDIKQAIEILTKLELKKFIQDIGRIQQLFGAETIEIPTLEAALSNNMTVDEAGNAQLSIFAAPDQNQPQTPPAPTVSPIQPLIIDTTEKLTELIDQLKTQTDINHPVAWDTETTGLDPREVDLVGIGCCWGRDPGNIAYIPIAHHEGKQLEKIHILQALKPILEVEKYPKVFQNTKFDRAIFAHQGVTLAGVVFDTMLASYVLHPEMKHNLTDLSLRYLGNIIAKSYKDLGLTKKQTIADLEIPIAAEYCGLDVYTTYLVCQKLKVELKAYPDLEKLLEEVETPLEPLLCAMENTGIRIDQGYLQQLAEELGADLIELETKAYNAADERFNLNSPKQLGEILFEKLGLNTKKTRKTKTGYSTNHAVLEKLQGDHPIIDYILEYRTLAKLKSTYIDALPTLVSPKTNRIHTDFNQTLTSTGRLSSSNPNLQNIPVRTEFSQRIRRAFIPKENWVLVAADYSQIELRILTHLSQEPILLQAYQAGEDVHRVTAQMIFDRDSPQAVTAAERRIGKIINFGVIYGMGAQRFAREAGVSKEEGRAFIDRYHERYAKVFEYLELVKKQAIAQGYVSTILQRRRNFDFISNCLIELKGTDPTAIDLDSLDYAYNDAQLLRAAANAPIQGSSADIIKVAMIQIHELLKDYQARLLLQVHDELVFEMPPEEWEELGSKIKTTMEQAVPLSIPLVVDIHCGKNWLDAK